A single region of the Triticum dicoccoides isolate Atlit2015 ecotype Zavitan chromosome 2B, WEW_v2.0, whole genome shotgun sequence genome encodes:
- the LOC119361958 gene encoding uncharacterized protein LOC119361958, with the protein MARMDGGSALAFCVLHDLLGAAAFLAAHPLHAAYALFFHRGLLALAAFFCPLLLSTALLLVVLLTAAPYAAPGWAGARCLGSTCGVAVAALCAGLRPDGRLGLVGQLCSFVLGPAGVGEVVFVGEVCDVGGGSCFLLEEKSSLYAYAAQEMEVDPPLQSVSGEEICFLGNGEFYEEDIFSFKDEIQEKNVVCEDLKKAPESLSSSSEHCCRGETFMPVPEMEEQEKSINKVQSVSLPERKGFSGDDAVEEKRLECDPVPLSAMEAKKPERVSKPHSSISQRIRQWESGNLKLVLDEIEDNPVEICFENESFKVVDLEEPMQLETESWDQKQSEEQLAQEESDRKQLPEEELVDVKEELVQSKVAEECIIDLQQAEEIASIIGEQRSEDVKAQEDAQPDGQDHQEDVQQPASEPQEEQEHTEDADGGEGPLRSTSIARRVHTRTSSESLAGAGEGSPSKGKEWKRTLACKLYEERIQHKLCRGRAVAGACADDMDMLWEAYETGGGTSSAVAVAVAGDTKLRGGGGSKAAEESVDEEEETEDEEEGPVRQLCCLQALKFSTRKMNLGGGKPSLSKISRVLRRMTALSRVGSRRK; encoded by the coding sequence aTGGCGCGGATGGACGGAGGAAGCGCGCTGGCGTTCTGCGTGCTCCACGACCTGCTGGGCGCGGCGGCGTTCCTGGCGGCCCACCCGCTGCACGCCGCCTACGCGCTCTTCTTCCACCGCGGCCTGCTCGCGCTCGCCGCCTTCTTCTGCCCGCTGCTGCTCTCCACGGCGCTCCTCCTCGTCGTGCTCCTCACCGCCGCCCCGTACGCCGCGCCGGGGTGGGCCGGGGCGCGGTGCCTCGGGAGCACCTGcggcgtcgccgtcgccgcgctctGCGCCGGGCTGCGGCCCGACGGCAGGCTCGGGCTGGTCGGCCAGCTCTGCTCCTTCGTGCTCGGCCCGGCCGGCGTCGGCGAGGTCGTGTTCGTGGGCGAGGTGTGCGATGTCGGTGGTGGTTCTTGCTTTCTTCTGGAAGAGAAGAGCTCGTTGTATGCTTATGCTGCCCAGGAAATGGAGGTTGATCCGCCATTGCAGAGTGTCTCTGGAGAAGAGATCTGCTTCCTGGGCAATGGGGAATTTTATGAAGAGGATATCTTCAGCTTCAAGGATGAAATTCAGGAGAAAAATGTGGTCTGTGAGGATCTGAAGAAGGCTCCGGAATCTCTGTCTTCTTCTTCGGAGCATTGCTGTCGAGGTGAGACATTCATGCCGGTGCCAGAGATGGAAGAGCAGGAGAAATCCATCAACAAAGTACAGAGTGTAAGCTTGCCAGAGAGAAAGGGATTCAGTGGTGATGATGCGGTTGAGGAGAAGAGGTTGGAGTGTGACCCTGTTCCTCTGTCAGCAATGGAGGCGAAGAAGCCTGAGCGGGTCAGCAAGCCACATTCTTCGATTTCTCAGCGAATAAGGCAGTGGGAATCTGGGAATCTGAAGCTTGTTCTTGATGAAATCGAGGATAATCCGGTGGAAATCTGTTTCGAGAATGAATCATTCAAGGTCGTGGACTTGGAGGAACCCATGCAATTGGAGACTGAATCTTGGGACCAAAAACAGAGTGAAGAGCAGCTCGCTCAAGAAGAATCTGACCGGAAGCAATTACCAGAGGAGGAGCTTGTAGATGTCAAGGAAGAATTGGTGCAGTCGAAGGTGGCGGAAGAATGCATCATAGACCTGCAGCAAGCTGAAGAAATCGCCTCCATTATTGGTGAACAGAGGAGCGAGGACGTGAAGGCCCAAGAAGATGCGCAGCCTGACGGACAAGACCACCAAGAAGATGTGCAGCAGCCTGCGTCAGAGCCGCAGGAAGAGCAGGAGCACACGGAGGACGCGGACGGCGGGGAGGGTCCCCTGAGGTCGACGTCCATCGCGCGGCGCGTGCACACGCGGACCTCGTCGGAGAGCCTCGCCGGCGCGGGCGAGGGGTCGCCGTCCAAGGGGAAGGAGTGGAAGCGGACGCTGGCGTGCAAGCTGTACGAGGAGCGGATCCAGCACAAGCTCTGCCGCGGCCGCGCCGTGGCCGGGGCGTGCGCGGACGACATGGACATGCTCTGGGAGGCCTACGAGACCGGGGGCGGCACCAGcagcgccgtcgccgtcgccgtcgccggcgacACCAAgctccgaggcggcggcggcagcaaggCGGCAGAAGAATCcgtcgacgaggaggaggagacggaAGACGAGGAGGAAGGGCCGGTGCGGCAGCTGTGCTGCCTGCAGGCGCTCAAGTTCTCGACGAGGAAGATGAACCTCGGGGGCGGCAAGCCGAGCCTGTCCAAGATCTCCAGGGTGCTCAGGCGGATGACCGCGCTGTCCAGGGTCGGGTCGCGGCGCAAGTGA
- the LOC119366951 gene encoding uncharacterized protein LOC119366951 yields MAMTDSNYATVLDDLPKEIIIDEVLLRLPAKDVLRCRMVRKSWCHATSTKDFLVAYHKRQPSLPVIKQIKYNSNHYILALCDSSTIAARSKLCCLPIFRYPIPHLDNGRFFIYAICDGLIIVPVCEDMGLFDVCNPTTRQHAPLRLLQGRMLPNRSVQISALYQHHPSGEYRVLYSIWTRNEVLRNCTIDFYVLTVGSNKPRPIGQPPVDYKLLNLLTCSSNAPVLHRGNLHWKLGTYSFYDAGNIMLFDTTAEAFRWMLGPTNTYLSKSLLEMDSALGMCCSQNFIVTDIYVIQDYEAEVWDFMYRINISELEDSPPIDYRIRCVEKIAMLNERELLIELLGGTVLHCDINGKFLGIIERDEGEKTSMHIMTFRFRENIISLPFFEMQDGFGKNM; encoded by the coding sequence ATGGCCATGACCGATAGCAACTATGCAACTGTTCTTGACGATTTGCCCAAGGAAATCATCATCGATGAGGTACTCCTTAGATTACCAGCAAAGGATGTTCTCCGGTGCCGCATGGTTCGCAAGTCATGGTGTCATGCCACCTCCACCAAAGACTTCCTCGTTGCGTACCACAAGCGCCAACCCTCGCTTCCAGTCATCAAACAAATCAAGTACAACAGCAACCACTATATTTTGGCCTTATGTGACTCTAGTACCATTGCTGCCAGAAGCAAGCTCTGTTGTCTGCCCATCTTCCGGTACCCTATCCCACACCTTGATAATGGAAGATTTTTTATCTATGCTATCTGTGATGGCCTCATCATTGTGCCTGTCTGTGAAGACATGGGACTCTTTGATGTTTGCAATCCAACTACTCGTCAGCATGCTCCCCTGCGGCTGCTTCAAGGACGCATGCTACCAAATAGATCCGTTCAGATATCCGCATTGTATCAACATCACCCATCGGGAGAATATCGGGTGCTCTACTCGATATGGACAAGAAATGAGGTTCTTCGAAATTGCACAATTGATTTCTATGTCCTCACTGTGGGATCTAATAAGCCCAGGCCCATCGGACAACCCCCAGTAGATTATAAGTTATTGAATCTACTCACATGTTCTTCGAATGCCCCAGTACTACACCGGGGTAACCTACATTGGAAGTTGGGAACATACTCATTCTATGATGCCGGCAACATAATGCTGTTTGACACTACAGCCGAGGCATTCCGGTGGATGCTCGGTCCCACCAATACCTACCTTTCAAAGTCATTGTTGGAGATGGATAGTGCTCTTGGTATGTGTTGTAGTCAGAATTTCATTGTCACGGATATTTATGTTATCCAGGACTATGAGGCTGAAGTTTGGGACTTCATGTATCGGATTAACATATCAGAATTGGAGGATTCGCCGCCGATCGATTACCGGATAAGATGTGTTGAAAAGATTGCTATGCTCAATGAGCGTGAGTTACTGATCGAGCTATTGGGTGGGACTGTTCTACACTGCGACATTAATGGTAAGTTTCTAGGAATTATTGAACGCGATGAAGGTGAAAAAACCAGCATGCATATTATGACATTTCGCTTTCGGGAGAACATTATTTCACTTCCATTCTTTGAGATGCAAGATGGCTTTGGGAAGAACATGTAA